In a single window of the Niabella ginsenosidivorans genome:
- a CDS encoding SusC/RagA family TonB-linked outer membrane protein — protein MKQLRFCKTLPKKWVLLVFSLVSCCLIVTAQQRIAVKGRITNASTAAPVSGVSIIEKGTKNGTLSDSDGNFTLTVAANATLTATYVGYQPREVKVEGRTTLSIGLTEEVKDLGEIVVVGYGSQRKKDLTGSIANLTQKDLVPIPAANSFDQMMQGKVAGVQITQTSGAPGGNVNVLIRGVNSITGGNQPLYVVDGYAIGTSGGGNVSSYASGSYSVDGLIGSSGINRINPLSTINPSDIESIQILKDASATAIYGSRGANGVVIINTKRGRSGKASINFEHSTGLQEVQKKLDLLTPREYAEFVAEGRDNAWVFLGGKASDPNNVRGTGQYVKPAFRNPEQFADQGYGTDWQDLIFRKALVQNYQLSATGNKNGMMYFVSGGYMDQDGIIIGSDFKKFNTRANLDVNLTSKLKLGVSFAGTYSYGDFARAEGHLQYRGLISSATASDPTIPVYDENGNYYSEFSDPTGIPVEHVLLINDEFSDKRKNANVFTNNYLEYKIADGLTFKSSFGVNYSSNQTRLWKSSKIGIATSRTGAAIAGVTRYNSLNWLNENTLNYKKLVNEKHRFDALLGLSSQKNTDDVVQVGATDFPTDDIPLIAAGIVSDGTDYTTEWSMVSWFARLNYAFADKYLVTGTLRRDGSSRFGADNKWGTFPSVSVAYRLSEENFLKQVPAINELKIRASYGLSGNNLIGNYASLGLLGIAPTVSNGQVVSGIVPSSLANDLLRWEKSHQTNLGLDLSLFDNRVSLTVDAYRSLKKDLLLSVSLPAASGFSSSVQNIGKLENKGLEFTLNTDNIVGKNFKWSSDFNISLNRNKVLELNTENSTISTSSYQVAQVGYPIGSFRLMKILGIFQTAEEIANSPVQNPKVQPGDYRYEDVDGNGTITQADKAIVGNPWPKFTWGFGNNFSYKNISLGIDLYGSQGNDMYFQGGEVLLNGAGVQNQLAMVADRWRSPEDPGAGKIARAIRNDYAFGFGASSTKLLFDGSFIRMRNINLAYAFPAALMNRINIQALSVFANVTNLFTITSYPGYDPEGATSGDNVGMAGVDFFAYPNPRTYSLGLRLTL, from the coding sequence ATGAAACAATTAAGGTTCTGTAAAACGCTGCCAAAGAAATGGGTGTTGCTGGTATTCAGCCTCGTTTCCTGTTGCCTTATTGTAACTGCCCAGCAGCGCATTGCTGTTAAAGGCAGGATAACGAATGCTTCCACGGCTGCGCCGGTTTCCGGCGTCAGTATTATTGAAAAGGGTACAAAGAATGGCACGTTAAGCGATTCGGATGGAAATTTTACATTGACGGTAGCCGCCAATGCAACACTCACCGCCACCTATGTGGGCTATCAGCCCCGGGAGGTGAAGGTAGAGGGCCGCACTACGCTTTCTATTGGGCTTACGGAAGAAGTAAAAGACCTGGGTGAAATAGTAGTAGTGGGGTATGGATCGCAGCGTAAAAAAGACCTTACCGGGTCTATAGCCAATTTAACGCAAAAAGACCTGGTGCCTATTCCTGCAGCAAACAGCTTTGACCAGATGATGCAGGGTAAGGTGGCCGGTGTGCAGATCACCCAGACATCCGGCGCCCCGGGCGGCAATGTAAATGTGCTGATAAGGGGCGTTAACTCTATTACAGGAGGCAACCAGCCGCTGTACGTGGTAGATGGCTATGCCATTGGTACCAGCGGAGGCGGCAATGTAAGCAGCTATGCATCCGGGTCCTATTCCGTAGATGGGCTGATCGGTTCCAGCGGCATCAACCGCATCAACCCGCTGAGCACCATCAACCCTTCCGATATTGAATCGATCCAGATATTAAAGGATGCTTCTGCAACGGCGATCTATGGTTCAAGAGGCGCCAATGGTGTTGTAATTATCAATACCAAAAGAGGAAGGAGCGGAAAGGCCAGTATTAATTTTGAGCATTCTACCGGGCTGCAGGAGGTGCAAAAGAAATTAGACCTGCTTACGCCAAGGGAATATGCCGAGTTTGTGGCTGAAGGCAGGGATAACGCCTGGGTCTTTTTAGGCGGCAAGGCATCAGATCCTAATAACGTAAGAGGCACGGGGCAATATGTAAAACCGGCATTCAGAAACCCCGAACAATTTGCGGATCAGGGTTATGGTACCGACTGGCAGGACCTGATCTTCAGAAAAGCACTGGTGCAGAATTACCAGCTTTCTGCAACCGGTAATAAAAACGGCATGATGTATTTTGTATCCGGCGGGTATATGGACCAGGATGGGATCATTATCGGTTCCGATTTTAAGAAATTCAATACCAGGGCCAACCTGGATGTGAACCTGACTTCTAAATTAAAGCTTGGGGTATCTTTTGCCGGAACCTATTCCTACGGGGATTTTGCACGTGCAGAGGGGCACCTGCAATACCGGGGCCTGATCTCTTCTGCCACAGCAAGCGACCCTACGATACCGGTATATGATGAGAATGGCAATTATTATTCAGAATTTTCTGACCCAACCGGTATACCGGTAGAGCATGTATTGTTAATTAATGATGAATTTTCCGATAAGCGGAAAAATGCCAACGTGTTTACCAATAACTATCTTGAATATAAAATTGCAGATGGCCTTACATTTAAATCTTCCTTTGGCGTAAACTATTCCAGCAACCAGACACGTTTATGGAAATCTTCCAAGATCGGCATCGCTACCAGCAGAACCGGTGCTGCCATAGCCGGGGTCACCCGCTATAATTCGCTGAACTGGTTAAATGAAAATACCCTGAATTATAAAAAGCTGGTAAACGAAAAACATCGCTTTGATGCCCTGCTGGGTCTTTCTTCCCAGAAAAATACGGATGATGTGGTACAGGTGGGGGCAACAGATTTTCCTACGGATGATATTCCGTTGATTGCTGCAGGCATTGTTAGCGATGGTACCGATTACACAACGGAATGGTCAATGGTATCCTGGTTCGCCCGGCTGAACTATGCATTCGCTGATAAATATCTGGTAACAGGAACGCTTCGCCGCGATGGAAGCTCCCGTTTTGGCGCGGACAATAAATGGGGCACCTTCCCTTCTGTTTCTGTAGCGTACCGCCTTTCCGAAGAAAATTTCCTGAAGCAGGTACCGGCCATCAATGAATTAAAGATCCGGGCCAGCTATGGTTTGTCCGGTAACAATCTTATAGGAAACTATGCAAGCCTTGGTTTATTAGGTATAGCCCCCACCGTTTCAAACGGACAGGTGGTTTCCGGTATTGTGCCTTCTTCTCTGGCCAACGATCTTTTGCGCTGGGAAAAATCGCATCAGACCAACCTTGGGCTTGATCTCAGCCTGTTTGATAACAGGGTTTCCCTTACTGTTGATGCCTACCGGAGCCTTAAGAAAGATCTGTTACTCTCTGTTTCGCTGCCCGCTGCCTCAGGCTTCTCCTCTTCTGTGCAGAATATAGGGAAGCTGGAAAACAAAGGACTTGAATTTACGTTGAACACGGATAATATTGTTGGTAAAAATTTTAAATGGAGCTCCGATTTTAATATAAGCCTTAACCGGAATAAGGTTTTAGAATTAAACACGGAAAATTCAACGATCAGTACTTCCAGCTACCAGGTAGCACAGGTAGGGTATCCCATCGGCAGTTTTCGCCTGATGAAGATCCTGGGCATTTTCCAGACTGCGGAAGAAATAGCTAACAGCCCGGTTCAGAATCCTAAAGTGCAGCCCGGGGATTACCGGTATGAGGACGTTGACGGAAACGGCACCATTACCCAGGCCGACAAAGCGATTGTAGGAAATCCCTGGCCAAAATTCACCTGGGGCTTTGGGAACAACTTCTCTTATAAAAATATTTCCCTTGGCATAGACCTGTATGGTTCCCAGGGCAATGATATGTATTTCCAGGGGGGAGAGGTGCTGCTGAACGGGGCCGGTGTGCAAAATCAACTGGCTATGGTGGCAGACAGGTGGCGCTCACCGGAAGACCCCGGTGCGGGTAAAATAGCCCGGGCCATCCGTAATGATTATGCTTTTGGTTTTGGCGCCAGTTCTACCAAGCTTCTTTTTGACGGTTCCTTTATAAGGATGCGCAATATAAATCTTGCCTATGCGTTTCCCGCAGCACTTATGAACCGGATCAACATACAGGCATTATCCGTTTTTGCCAATGTGACCAACCTGTTCACCATTACCAGCTACCCCGGCTATGACCCCGAAGGCGCAACCTCCGGAGACAATGTAGGTATGGCCGGCGTTGACTTTTTTGCCTATCCCAATCCTAGGACCTATTCTTTGGGCCTGAGGCTTACTTTATAA
- a CDS encoding RagB/SusD family nutrient uptake outer membrane protein: MKLKYILVLLIVTGLMSCKKFLDLTPNSQMSSNDFYNNQNDFERALLGAYANIRGLYSGSAIQYAADLRTDNAEINWSSPSIDEMQLEQNALTSSNGIVNSIWNTCLKTISKCNTILNRIESVNFTEADKNRIIGETKFLRALSFFYMVQLFGEVPVTFEEFNSPEEIMKADLSRKPVDEVYKVIIDDLTSAESLLPAALNTDKTRASMGTVKTLLGKVYLTRGNNDGAAAKLKEVIDLGQYKLHNDYESLFSPGNNNLDESIFEIQFVKGKSLGNNYSALFTPAITSMALFPGNAQGSGRITPTLDLFNAYEAGDKRKTASVSDSVPLINGTKSYARYALKFVDWEAVSTSDGGVTFTVLRYADVLLMYAEALNNLGKTAEALAEINRVRQRAGLPDLTGLDRSATALALEKERRVEFLFEGQRWFDLLRTGRLREVVNAYYQGRGLSFKIEPFETLFPVPLAEIQLNSALTQNEGY; the protein is encoded by the coding sequence ATGAAATTGAAGTATATTTTAGTTTTACTGATTGTGACAGGCTTAATGTCCTGTAAAAAGTTCCTGGATCTTACTCCCAACAGCCAGATGAGCAGTAATGATTTTTATAATAATCAAAACGATTTTGAAAGAGCATTGCTGGGCGCTTATGCCAACATAAGAGGGCTGTACAGCGGCAGCGCTATTCAGTATGCAGCAGATCTGAGAACAGATAATGCAGAGATCAACTGGTCTTCTCCATCGATCGATGAAATGCAGTTGGAGCAGAACGCGCTTACCTCTTCTAACGGTATCGTAAACAGTATCTGGAACACCTGTCTGAAAACCATATCCAAATGTAATACGATCTTAAACAGGATTGAGAGCGTGAATTTTACTGAAGCCGATAAAAACAGGATCATAGGGGAAACAAAATTCCTGCGGGCCCTGAGCTTCTTCTATATGGTGCAATTGTTTGGCGAGGTGCCGGTTACCTTTGAGGAATTTAACAGTCCTGAAGAAATAATGAAAGCAGACCTGAGCCGCAAGCCGGTAGATGAGGTGTATAAAGTGATCATTGATGACCTTACAAGTGCTGAATCACTATTGCCGGCTGCACTGAATACAGATAAAACAAGAGCTTCCATGGGTACCGTTAAAACCCTGCTGGGGAAAGTATACCTTACAAGGGGTAATAATGACGGGGCAGCAGCAAAGCTGAAAGAGGTGATAGACCTGGGTCAATATAAGTTACATAATGATTACGAATCCCTGTTCTCCCCGGGCAATAATAACCTGGACGAATCGATATTTGAAATACAATTTGTAAAAGGCAAAAGCCTGGGCAATAATTATTCAGCGTTATTTACCCCCGCCATAACCAGCATGGCGCTGTTCCCCGGCAATGCGCAGGGCTCCGGGCGCATTACGCCCACCCTTGATCTGTTTAATGCTTATGAAGCAGGCGATAAAAGAAAAACAGCCTCTGTCAGCGATTCTGTTCCGCTGATCAACGGAACAAAATCCTATGCCCGTTACGCATTAAAATTTGTAGATTGGGAAGCTGTTTCAACATCCGATGGAGGTGTTACGTTTACAGTGCTGCGTTATGCCGATGTTTTATTAATGTATGCCGAAGCCTTAAATAATCTGGGTAAAACCGCGGAAGCATTAGCCGAAATAAACAGGGTAAGGCAGCGGGCCGGTTTGCCGGACCTTACCGGGTTGGATCGGTCTGCCACAGCGTTGGCCTTGGAAAAAGAAAGAAGGGTAGAGTTCCTGTTTGAAGGCCAGCGCTGGTTTGACCTGCTGCGTACCGGCAGATTAAGAGAGGTGGTAAATGCCTATTACCAGGGGAGAGGATTGAGCTTTAAAATAGAGCCGTTCGAAACATTATTCCCGGTGCCTTTGGCAGAGATCCAGTTAAATTCAGCCTTAACGCAAAATGAAGGGTATTAA